In Aerosakkonema funiforme FACHB-1375, the following are encoded in one genomic region:
- a CDS encoding DUF309 domain-containing protein, translating to MMEAVPQEFWQGVEQFNNKDYYACHDTLEALWMESTEPQKTFYQGILQIAVALYHLGNHNWRGAVILLGEGINRLRYYQPTYAEIDVEQFSIESQQLLTALQQAGPEKVAEFVRQFQTSDTYIDRDRTLELPKIVRVALQ from the coding sequence ATGATGGAAGCAGTGCCTCAAGAATTCTGGCAAGGCGTAGAGCAGTTTAACAACAAAGATTACTACGCCTGTCACGATACCCTAGAGGCTCTGTGGATGGAGTCAACAGAGCCACAAAAAACTTTCTATCAGGGTATTTTGCAAATTGCTGTTGCCTTATATCACCTTGGTAATCATAACTGGCGCGGTGCGGTAATTTTGTTAGGAGAAGGTATCAATCGATTGCGGTATTACCAACCAACGTATGCCGAGATCGACGTTGAACAATTCTCGATCGAGAGTCAGCAACTCTTGACGGCGCTGCAACAAGCAGGCCCAGAAAAAGTAGCAGAATTTGTTCGACAATTTCAGACATCTGACACTTACATAGATAGAGACCGCACTTTAGAATTACCAAAAATAGTCAGAGTTGCTCTACAGTAA